In one window of Methanosarcina vacuolata Z-761 DNA:
- a CDS encoding glucose-6-phosphate isomerase family protein, translated as MEVTMKFGDKVTVADVRKLHDMEDVVFDREWFEETEVRNQDVYYMFRDLAKSDSELEAIKAHHLRYDITVIPPAMLGSEYIKTVGHYHPRVPGTKIYYPEIYQVLEGSATYLLQKVKSGEEDFVMDVVVITAEKGDLVLVPPGYGHVTINASDKTLEMANWVCRDFSSVYEPIKRLSGASYFLLKDGYVKNPLYRNIPPIRHLKPLTYDDIGLGSGECMYELVHKIEKLRFLTAPQDFTGFLTGVL; from the coding sequence ATGGAAGTTACAATGAAGTTCGGGGATAAAGTCACTGTTGCAGATGTCCGAAAACTCCATGATATGGAAGATGTAGTGTTTGATAGGGAGTGGTTTGAAGAAACGGAGGTACGAAATCAGGATGTGTACTACATGTTCAGAGACCTTGCGAAAAGCGATTCTGAACTTGAAGCAATTAAAGCCCATCACCTGAGGTATGATATTACTGTAATTCCTCCAGCAATGCTTGGATCAGAATATATTAAAACCGTAGGTCACTATCACCCGCGTGTTCCAGGAACAAAAATCTACTATCCTGAAATTTATCAGGTACTCGAAGGTTCTGCTACCTATCTTCTACAAAAGGTAAAAAGTGGAGAGGAAGATTTTGTTATGGATGTCGTAGTCATAACAGCAGAAAAAGGAGATTTAGTACTTGTTCCTCCTGGATATGGGCATGTGACTATAAATGCTTCCGATAAAACTCTCGAAATGGCAAATTGGGTTTGCCGCGACTTTTCTTCGGTTTATGAGCCTATAAAAAGACTTTCCGGAGCTTCTTATTTCCTGCTTAAAGATGGTTATGTCAAAAATCCCCTTTACAGGAATATACCACCTATCCGCCACCTAAAACCCCTTACATACGATGATATAGGGCTCGGTTCCGGAGAATGTATGTATGAGCTTGTGCATAAAATTGAAAAACTGAGATTTTTAACAGCTCCACAGGATTTTACAGGATTCTTAACAGGAGTGCTCTGA
- the mdh gene encoding malate dehydrogenase, with protein sequence MAKISVIGAGNVGATTVQRLAELELGEIVMTDIVEGLPQGKALDLMQAGAITGYDTSIIGTNDYADIVDSDLVIITAGIARKPGMTREDLIKTNSKIIAEVSRNIAKYAPESIVINVTNPLDIITYIAMKSTGFETKKVFGMSGVLDSGRFASFIAEELKCSKKDVQAMVIGGHGDLMVPLPQYTTVSGVPLTDLLSGDRIARLVERTVNGGAEIVELLKQGSAFYAPSAAIVSMAEAVIKNTKRILPASAYLEGQYGQEGIYFGVPVKLGASGVEEILELKLDKSQYEILRKSSETIRNVISQLEV encoded by the coding sequence ATGGCTAAAATTTCCGTGATTGGTGCAGGAAACGTAGGGGCAACTACAGTCCAGCGACTAGCTGAACTTGAACTTGGCGAAATTGTCATGACGGATATTGTGGAAGGACTACCGCAAGGAAAAGCCCTTGACCTTATGCAGGCAGGAGCAATAACAGGTTATGATACTTCAATAATTGGGACCAATGATTATGCAGATATCGTGGACTCCGATCTTGTAATAATTACAGCAGGGATTGCAAGAAAACCCGGAATGACCCGGGAAGATCTGATTAAAACAAATTCTAAAATAATAGCAGAGGTTTCCAGAAATATTGCAAAGTATGCTCCAGAATCCATAGTAATTAATGTCACAAATCCGCTTGACATTATAACTTACATAGCTATGAAATCAACAGGATTTGAGACAAAGAAAGTATTCGGAATGAGCGGAGTTCTGGATTCAGGGCGCTTTGCAAGCTTTATTGCAGAAGAACTGAAGTGCTCTAAAAAAGATGTGCAGGCAATGGTTATAGGAGGGCATGGAGATCTGATGGTTCCTCTTCCCCAATATACAACAGTATCAGGAGTTCCACTAACGGACCTGCTTTCAGGAGATAGAATTGCCAGGCTGGTAGAAAGGACAGTAAATGGAGGAGCCGAGATCGTGGAGCTCCTTAAACAGGGCAGTGCTTTTTATGCACCTTCCGCGGCTATTGTCTCAATGGCGGAAGCCGTGATTAAAAATACAAAGCGAATTTTGCCTGCTTCGGCTTACCTTGAAGGACAGTATGGACAGGAAGGTATTTACTTCGGTGTACCCGTAAAGCTTGGGGCATCCGGAGTAGAAGAAATCCTAGAACTCAAGCTCGATAAAAGCCAGTACGAGATTCTCAGAAAATCCTCAGAAACCATTCGAAACGTGATTTCACAGCTAGAAGTATAA
- a CDS encoding DUF5518 domain-containing protein produces MYFLYCGGEIIARVLGGALIGMVCTFVFYFIPLVNSIAPFLGGFLGGYYADGGSRGGLKAGVLMTVFMIIPGFLLGGFLGSILRDIPVLGGLVAASAFIITIVIVAHTAVIGIIGSVIGAVLAEKGEF; encoded by the coding sequence TTGTACTTTCTTTACTGTGGAGGTGAGATAATAGCTAGAGTTTTGGGTGGAGCACTCATAGGCATGGTCTGTACTTTTGTCTTCTATTTTATTCCATTAGTAAATTCCATAGCTCCTTTTCTTGGAGGTTTTTTAGGTGGCTATTATGCAGATGGAGGTTCTAGAGGAGGACTTAAAGCCGGAGTTCTGATGACCGTTTTCATGATTATTCCGGGTTTTCTTCTTGGGGGATTTCTTGGATCGATACTCAGAGATATTCCTGTTCTTGGGGGACTTGTAGCTGCTTCTGCATTTATAATTACCATTGTCATCGTAGCTCATACCGCTGTAATAGGTATAATTGGCTCGGTAATTGGGGCTGTGCTAGCTGAAAAGGGGGAATTTTGA
- a CDS encoding sulfurtransferase TusA family protein, which produces MAEMEIDVRGQTCPVPLVECRKALKKASPGDLVIVKGTHPASKKEIPMACEAMGLKVLEIEDKEGGKEWEIKIQR; this is translated from the coding sequence ATGGCAGAAATGGAAATCGATGTTAGAGGGCAGACTTGTCCGGTTCCGCTGGTAGAGTGTAGAAAAGCCTTAAAGAAAGCCTCTCCAGGGGATCTTGTTATTGTGAAAGGGACACATCCAGCGTCAAAAAAGGAAATTCCTATGGCCTGTGAAGCAATGGGGCTCAAAGTGCTGGAGATTGAAGATAAAGAAGGAGGAAAAGAGTGGGAGATAAAAATCCAGAGATAA
- a CDS encoding SemiSWEET family sugar transporter, with protein sequence MIGYIAGALTTVAFAPQLLRALTTKSTKDVSLMMLICSTSGMLLWMLHGILVNDSALIAANSISFILAFLLLGLKIKNDYSGFVLNFCSKYGGSGKDVFLSKKRT encoded by the coding sequence ATGATTGGTTATATCGCAGGTGCACTGACAACTGTAGCTTTTGCTCCACAGCTTCTAAGAGCTTTGACTACGAAGTCTACAAAAGATGTATCTCTTATGATGCTAATTTGCTCTACTTCAGGCATGCTTCTCTGGATGCTTCACGGTATCCTGGTAAATGATTCCGCCCTGATCGCTGCAAATAGTATTTCTTTCATACTTGCTTTCTTGCTGCTGGGGCTCAAGATTAAGAATGACTATTCGGGTTTTGTTCTTAATTTTTGTAGCAAGTATGGAGGATCTGGAAAGGACGTATTTTTATCTAAAAAACGCACATGA
- the nrpRII gene encoding global nitrogen regulator NrpRII, with product MQKNGYRVQFTSSRIKDLMYRTTFDPKKMDGDIILNLSLIDKKDLDDVLGIFKMVISSGLSVTPYVKIISEGESIGDLTIEKGKVGIGTVCSITIDGVLLKAGIPVNPKLGGVVQIRNGVPVRFTDVLTYVSTTVDPLEILMSQGITSVSEMLRTGSGKVLANLREAPMVARDEIESCLSDLLDAGFSGILEVGEPNTRVLDVPIERDHLGIVVIGGTNPMAVVQEYGIAIDTSAMSRLISFKEMSRIEDLV from the coding sequence ATGCAAAAAAATGGATACCGTGTTCAATTTACATCATCCCGAATAAAGGATCTTATGTACAGGACTACATTTGATCCTAAGAAAATGGATGGAGATATCATTCTTAATCTTTCACTTATTGATAAAAAAGATCTTGACGACGTGCTTGGGATCTTTAAAATGGTAATCTCGAGCGGGCTTTCTGTAACTCCATATGTTAAGATAATCTCCGAGGGAGAATCTATCGGAGATCTGACTATCGAAAAGGGAAAGGTAGGTATCGGGACCGTATGCAGCATTACGATTGACGGCGTACTTCTCAAGGCAGGAATTCCTGTAAACCCTAAACTTGGAGGAGTTGTTCAGATCCGAAACGGAGTTCCGGTTCGTTTCACTGATGTGCTGACCTATGTAAGTACGACTGTAGATCCGCTTGAAATCCTTATGTCACAGGGGATTACTTCTGTGTCGGAAATGCTCAGGACAGGCTCAGGTAAGGTTCTTGCAAATCTCAGGGAAGCTCCTATGGTTGCAAGAGATGAAATTGAAAGCTGCCTTTCTGACCTTTTGGATGCAGGCTTTAGTGGAATCTTGGAAGTTGGGGAACCAAACACACGGGTTCTGGATGTTCCAATAGAGAGAGACCATCTCGGAATAGTCGTCATAGGAGGGACAAACCCTATGGCTGTTGTACAGGAATATGGGATTGCTATAGATACCAGTGCAATGTCAAGACTAATTTCGTTCAAAGAGATGAGCAGGATTGAAGACCTGGTTTAA
- a CDS encoding CARDB domain-containing protein, with the protein MKMKADFFSSVISVLLIIMTISGMIPGMASAADETNTNPTDPTSDLTIESISCSPENPELGGAATIRIAVLNRGTEVSEQTEAVCKIGNKDPIDVPIIEITPGNTLIVSFTWTPEEEGTLGITATLGDSTKTIEVAVAKEKSADLVIESLTAIPENPEPDSEVTVNALVKNTGTESSEETKLTYKIGDADSKTVKIPEIDPGDSSLVSFTWTPEEEGTVTVKAAAEDSEKTIKVVVAKETSSDLKIESLSIDPENPGTNSEVTIKALVKNDGTKTSEPTNIIYTIDGTEIKEEVPAIGAGLDKPISHTWTTPDNEGTVTIKAALEDIENSEKEISVKIEGGSLPDLVIESLDTESSTQPEAGKTLNFTLKIKNQGEATANSSTAKYSFNGASEGEISIPELSAGESTITGFSFTPGNEENLSVTVVADSGNIISESNEDNNEMSKTINVKRELPDLKIESISLSPEEPHPGENIAFTATVKNNGSAAAESSEIKYDIKGNNENYTGVASIPSLAAGETGTGTFSWTPGNEGQIEIKATADSGSIVSESDETNNEFTKTATVYKETVSSDDGGSESSGSSSSGSGSKSSGSSSSSSGGVSLSKEPVSNVEAKELATGNVQSGYHIKFDFLEGATCITYIEFDPLKTLKKTITTVEMLKDKSTFVSGAPSGKIYKYVNIWVGNYGAGVANYFENGFIEFKVEKSWLEENNISQSQIILQWYNEGWEPLETEKVKEDTDYVYFKSKTSGFSCFAITSYSTDTEKIVGGSGLAEEEVLRDWNGETNTSTVNGSAETNSMIKNPMGKAKILMAISLPLFLILVEYFVMKKKI; encoded by the coding sequence ATGAAAATGAAAGCCGATTTTTTTAGTTCTGTAATTTCTGTATTATTAATAATAATGACAATTTCTGGGATGATCCCAGGCATGGCATCTGCTGCAGATGAAACTAACACAAACCCCACAGATCCAACCAGTGATCTGACAATTGAGAGTATTTCTTGTAGTCCAGAGAATCCAGAACTCGGAGGAGCTGCAACCATTAGAATAGCAGTACTAAACCGGGGAACTGAAGTCTCGGAGCAAACAGAGGCAGTGTGCAAAATAGGAAATAAAGATCCGATAGATGTACCAATAATAGAAATAACCCCGGGAAATACCTTGATAGTCTCATTTACCTGGACTCCGGAAGAAGAGGGTACATTGGGAATAACGGCAACGCTGGGAGATAGTACAAAAACAATTGAAGTCGCAGTGGCAAAAGAAAAATCTGCAGATCTCGTAATAGAAAGCCTCACGGCAATCCCTGAAAATCCGGAACCTGATAGTGAGGTAACTGTCAATGCATTAGTCAAGAACACGGGAACCGAATCCTCTGAGGAGACAAAATTAACGTACAAAATTGGGGATGCAGACTCAAAAACGGTAAAAATACCGGAAATAGATCCGGGAGATAGCTCGTTAGTCTCATTTACCTGGACTCCGGAAGAAGAAGGCACAGTGACGGTAAAGGCAGCAGCGGAAGATAGCGAAAAAACGATTAAAGTAGTAGTGGCAAAAGAAACATCTTCGGATCTCAAAATAGAAAGTCTCTCCATTGACCCTGAAAACCCGGGAACCAATAGTGAAGTCACTATAAAAGCATTGGTCAAGAACGATGGAACCAAAACCTCAGAACCAACGAATATAATATATACAATTGATGGAACTGAAATAAAAGAAGAAGTCCCTGCAATAGGGGCTGGATTAGATAAACCGATTTCTCACACGTGGACAACTCCTGACAATGAAGGAACTGTAACAATAAAGGCAGCTTTAGAAGATATAGAGAATAGTGAGAAAGAAATTTCTGTGAAAATAGAAGGAGGGTCGCTTCCGGATCTGGTAATTGAAAGCCTGGACACAGAATCATCAACACAACCTGAAGCCGGAAAAACTTTGAACTTTACCCTGAAAATAAAGAACCAGGGGGAGGCAACTGCCAATAGTAGTACTGCAAAATATAGTTTTAATGGAGCTTCAGAAGGAGAAATTTCTATCCCTGAACTTTCAGCGGGAGAAAGTACAATTACAGGATTTTCGTTTACCCCTGGAAACGAAGAAAACTTGAGTGTAACAGTGGTCGCAGATTCTGGGAATATCATTAGTGAAAGTAATGAAGACAACAATGAAATGTCAAAAACCATAAACGTAAAACGTGAGCTTCCAGACCTGAAAATAGAATCGATTTCTCTGAGTCCTGAAGAACCGCATCCTGGGGAGAATATAGCCTTTACGGCAACAGTAAAGAATAATGGTTCTGCAGCTGCTGAGAGCAGTGAAATTAAGTATGATATTAAGGGAAACAATGAAAATTATACTGGAGTTGCATCGATACCATCCCTTGCAGCAGGTGAAACCGGAACAGGCACTTTTTCCTGGACTCCAGGAAACGAAGGGCAAATTGAAATAAAAGCAACCGCAGATTCAGGAAGCATTGTATCTGAAAGCGATGAAACCAATAATGAGTTCACAAAAACAGCAACCGTATATAAAGAAACAGTTTCAAGCGATGACGGAGGAAGTGAAAGTTCAGGGTCCTCCAGCAGCGGCTCAGGAAGTAAGAGTTCAGGGTCCTCCAGTAGCAGTTCAGGAGGCGTCAGTCTTTCTAAAGAACCAGTGAGCAATGTAGAGGCAAAGGAGCTTGCCACCGGGAACGTTCAAAGTGGTTATCATATCAAGTTCGATTTTCTGGAAGGTGCCACATGCATTACATATATCGAATTTGACCCACTAAAGACATTAAAGAAGACAATTACAACTGTAGAAATGCTCAAAGATAAATCTACTTTTGTCTCAGGAGCCCCTTCTGGTAAGATATATAAATATGTGAATATCTGGGTAGGAAATTATGGAGCAGGAGTCGCCAATTATTTTGAAAATGGGTTTATAGAGTTCAAAGTTGAAAAGTCATGGCTTGAAGAGAATAATATTAGTCAGTCCCAGATAATTCTTCAATGGTATAACGAAGGCTGGGAACCGCTAGAAACCGAAAAAGTTAAAGAAGATACGGATTACGTTTATTTTAAATCGAAAACGTCTGGCTTCTCCTGCTTTGCAATAACCAGTTATTCCACGGATACGGAAAAGATAGTTGGAGGCAGTGGACTAGCAGAAGAAGAAGTGTTGAGAGACTGGAATGGTGAAACAAACACAAGTACCGTCAACGGAAGCGCAGAAACAAATAGCATGATTAAAAATCCTATGGGAAAAGCCAAAATACTTATGGCAATTTCTCTGCCTCTGTTCTTAATTCTTGTAGAGTACTTTGTGATGAAGAAAAAGATTTGA
- a CDS encoding DsrE/DsrF/DrsH-like family protein: MGEKTVIILHSGDMDKVYSALIIANGALAMGMEASIYFTFWGLMRLKKGELDKGPLSKMNMLGLGRQMIKQRMNKANVASLERLMNDFKELGGKIIACEMTMEIMGLSKEELRTEWIDEWGAVGSYIQEARNANVTLFI; this comes from the coding sequence ATGGGGGAAAAGACGGTCATTATACTGCATAGTGGCGATATGGATAAGGTATACAGTGCACTTATAATTGCGAACGGAGCTCTGGCAATGGGTATGGAAGCATCCATATACTTTACCTTCTGGGGGTTAATGCGCTTGAAGAAAGGAGAGCTTGATAAGGGGCCACTCTCCAAGATGAATATGCTTGGGCTTGGCAGGCAGATGATTAAACAAAGAATGAACAAAGCCAATGTTGCTTCACTTGAAAGACTGATGAATGATTTCAAGGAACTTGGCGGAAAAATAATCGCCTGCGAGATGACCATGGAAATTATGGGCTTGAGTAAAGAGGAGCTCCGAACGGAGTGGATAGATGAATGGGGAGCTGTAGGCTCATATATTCAAGAAGCACGGAATGCAAACGTAACCCTATTTATCTAA
- a CDS encoding tRNA(His) guanylyltransferase Thg1 family protein codes for MKDREIYAEMRCIPPVVVRADGRNFKNTLTDLGFGKPYDQTFARAMADTAELFIKKSGLSPLFAYTFSDEVSFLFMELPFEGRVEKIDSVTASFLGSALTINLQLEKPVAFDSRIVVLQKEEIPAYFHWRQLEAWRNFVAAWGYYTLRNEGISKIEASKCLRGKKNGKSMKCFLREESILQRFLHGRGEESLFQKKNTKSRALIPYLTRRQNLCVEGSFKTGKPRILNPKKVWRFYRNLLIGIKVLRIRK; via the coding sequence ATGAAAGACCGGGAAATTTATGCTGAGATGCGCTGTATCCCTCCGGTGGTTGTGCGCGCGGACGGCAGGAATTTTAAAAATACACTTACGGACCTGGGCTTTGGAAAACCCTATGACCAAACTTTCGCCAGGGCAATGGCGGATACTGCTGAACTTTTTATTAAGAAAAGTGGTTTAAGCCCTCTCTTTGCTTACACTTTTTCGGATGAAGTTAGTTTTCTCTTTATGGAACTTCCCTTTGAGGGAAGAGTAGAAAAAATTGACTCTGTCACGGCAAGCTTTCTGGGAAGTGCACTTACGATAAATTTGCAGCTTGAAAAACCTGTGGCTTTTGATTCTAGAATAGTAGTTCTTCAAAAAGAGGAGATTCCTGCGTATTTTCACTGGAGGCAACTTGAAGCCTGGCGCAATTTTGTGGCAGCCTGGGGATATTATACGTTGAGGAATGAAGGAATAAGTAAGATTGAAGCTTCGAAATGTCTCAGAGGAAAAAAGAATGGGAAATCCATGAAATGCTTTTTGAGAGAGGAATCAATCTTGCAACGCTTCCTCCATGGCAGAGGAGAGGAGTCATTATTTCAAAAGAAGAATACGAAATCTCGGGCTTTAATCCCGTACTTGACAAGGAGACAAAATCTTTGCGTAGAAGGGTCATTCAAAACTGGGAAACCCCGAATTTTAAATCCGAAGAAGGTATGGCGTTTTTACAGAAACTTATTAATAGGAATTAAGGTTTTGAGAATAAGAAAATAA
- a CDS encoding ribonuclease H-like domain-containing protein, which produces MLNNTYIHIPGVGKGLERKIWAQGIHTWKEFLEMEDQISIPSSRKARICEEVRKSSEHLAAKDYCFFSQCLPSAEHWRAYSLFSDSAAFVDIETTGLSKSRDKITIVGIYNGKKSKTYIKDINLDDIVEEFSKYRLLVSFNGARFDLPFIKSEFPEIEFNQLHIDLMYPLKRIGYNGGLKSIEKLLGITRSDGTEGITGFDAVRLWYKYEKGDREALDTLIKYNREDTVNLKTIIELTYPKMVENALNA; this is translated from the coding sequence ATGCTGAATAATACATACATTCATATTCCAGGTGTAGGGAAGGGCCTTGAGCGAAAAATCTGGGCTCAAGGCATACATACATGGAAAGAATTTCTTGAAATGGAAGATCAAATCTCTATACCTTCATCACGAAAGGCCAGAATTTGCGAAGAGGTGAGAAAATCTTCTGAACATCTTGCAGCAAAAGATTATTGTTTTTTCTCACAATGTCTTCCGTCTGCCGAACACTGGAGGGCATATTCCTTATTTTCCGATTCTGCCGCATTTGTAGACATTGAAACAACGGGACTTTCTAAATCTCGGGATAAAATCACTATTGTGGGGATCTACAACGGAAAAAAATCAAAAACGTATATAAAAGATATTAACCTTGATGACATTGTAGAAGAGTTCTCAAAATACAGACTACTTGTATCCTTCAATGGTGCCCGTTTTGATTTACCGTTCATAAAATCCGAATTTCCAGAAATTGAATTCAATCAGCTTCATATCGATCTAATGTACCCCTTAAAGCGAATAGGGTACAATGGAGGTTTAAAGAGCATTGAAAAACTACTCGGGATCACCCGAAGCGACGGTACTGAGGGCATAACAGGTTTTGATGCTGTGAGACTCTGGTACAAATATGAAAAAGGAGATCGTGAAGCTCTGGATACACTTATTAAATACAACAGAGAAGATACAGTTAATCTGAAAACTATTATAGAGCTTACTTATCCTAAAATGGTTGAAAATGCTCTGAATGCCTGA
- a CDS encoding tyrosine--tRNA ligase — MDRLELIKRNVQEIVTEGELEELLNKKEAPRAYVGYEPSGKIHMGHVLTVNKLIDLQKAGFEITVLLADVHAYLNRKGTLEEVRKIADYNKRCFIALGLDKEKTNFVYGSDYQLGAEYMLNVLKLSRAVTLNRARRSMDEVGRAMDDPTVSQMVYPLMQAIDIAMLGVDIAVGGIDQRKIHMLARENLKNLGFETPICIHTPILLGLDGTKMASSKENFISVDDTEEEIYKKLKKAYCKIGDTEENPILALFRYHIFPRYETVVIERPEKFGGNITYMSYEEMENAFVAESVHPMDLKNSAAKYINEILDTVRKVLL, encoded by the coding sequence ATGGACAGACTCGAACTTATAAAAAGAAATGTTCAGGAAATCGTAACTGAAGGAGAACTTGAAGAACTTCTTAACAAAAAAGAAGCTCCCCGTGCCTACGTAGGATACGAGCCTAGCGGAAAAATCCACATGGGGCACGTTCTTACAGTAAATAAACTAATTGATCTCCAAAAAGCCGGATTCGAAATTACTGTCCTGCTTGCGGACGTGCATGCTTATCTTAATCGGAAAGGCACGCTTGAAGAAGTCCGAAAGATTGCAGATTATAACAAGCGCTGCTTTATTGCCCTCGGGCTTGACAAAGAAAAAACTAATTTCGTTTATGGGTCTGACTATCAGCTTGGAGCAGAGTACATGTTAAATGTTCTCAAACTTTCAAGGGCAGTAACTCTGAACAGGGCTCGCAGGAGCATGGATGAAGTCGGGCGTGCTATGGATGACCCAACCGTTTCCCAGATGGTATATCCACTGATGCAGGCTATTGATATCGCTATGCTCGGAGTTGACATCGCAGTTGGAGGTATTGACCAGAGAAAAATCCATATGCTTGCCCGTGAAAATCTAAAGAATCTCGGATTCGAAACTCCGATCTGCATTCATACCCCAATTCTTCTGGGATTAGATGGAACCAAGATGGCTTCATCAAAGGAGAATTTTATTTCGGTGGACGACACTGAAGAAGAAATCTACAAAAAGCTTAAGAAAGCCTACTGCAAGATAGGAGACACGGAAGAAAACCCAATTCTCGCTCTTTTCCGCTACCATATATTTCCGAGATACGAAACTGTTGTCATAGAGAGACCTGAGAAATTCGGTGGAAATATAACATATATGAGTTACGAAGAAATGGAAAATGCTTTTGTAGCAGAAAGTGTTCATCCAATGGACCTGAAAAATTCAGCCGCAAAGTATATAAATGAGATTCTTGACACTGTCAGAAAAGTTCTGCTTTAA
- a CDS encoding HIT family protein, translating into MMEDCLFCKIIEGKLPSEKVYEDAAVFAFLDVFPASEGHTLVAPKKHFSRFTDMDAESVALLFEAARKITAAVEKAFSAEGSNIGINDGKVAGQEVPHVHVHVIPRRKGDGGRGIKSVVWTEPDTANLKEVAEKIRRAL; encoded by the coding sequence ATGATGGAAGATTGCCTTTTTTGTAAAATAATAGAAGGAAAACTTCCTTCGGAGAAGGTATATGAAGACGCTGCCGTTTTTGCATTTTTGGATGTTTTTCCGGCAAGCGAAGGGCATACTCTAGTAGCTCCAAAAAAACATTTTAGCAGATTTACGGATATGGATGCGGAAAGTGTCGCTTTGCTTTTTGAAGCTGCAAGGAAGATTACGGCTGCAGTTGAGAAGGCATTTTCGGCAGAAGGCTCAAACATAGGAATCAATGATGGAAAAGTCGCCGGACAGGAGGTTCCCCATGTACATGTACACGTTATTCCCAGGAGAAAAGGAGACGGCGGGAGAGGGATAAAATCAGTAGTATGGACTGAGCCTGATACTGCCAATTTAAAAGAAGTTGCGGAAAAGATAAGGAGAGCGCTCTGA
- a CDS encoding PRC-barrel domain-containing protein: MRAELTSLFGLNVYTNAGVYVGKLQDLVIDIEDQKITGLAISDINRELFDLTTRGVIIPYRWVITAADIIIVRDVIQRYKKRKED; the protein is encoded by the coding sequence ATGCGCGCAGAACTTACATCACTTTTTGGTTTAAACGTATACACAAACGCTGGTGTTTATGTAGGGAAGTTGCAGGATCTCGTAATTGATATAGAAGATCAGAAAATTACCGGACTTGCTATTTCGGATATTAATAGGGAACTTTTTGACCTGACTACCAGGGGCGTAATTATTCCTTACCGATGGGTTATAACGGCAGCAGATATCATAATAGTAAGAGATGTTATCCAGAGATACAAAAAGAGAAAAGAAGATTAA